In one window of Escherichia coli DSM 30083 = JCM 1649 = ATCC 11775 DNA:
- the queC gene encoding 7-cyano-7-deazaguanine synthase QueC, with amino-acid sequence MKRAVVVFSGGQDSTTCLVQALQQYDEVHCVTFDYGQRHRAEIDVARELALKLGARAHKVLDVTLLNELAVSSLTRDSIPVPDYEPEADGIPNTFVPGRNILFLTLAAIYAYQVKAEAVITGVCETDFSGYPDCRDEFVKALNHAVSLGMAKDIRFETPLMWIDKAETWALADYYGKLDLVRNETLTCYNGIKGDGCGHCAACNLRANGLNHYLADKPTVMAAMKQKTGLK; translated from the coding sequence ATGAAACGTGCTGTCGTTGTGTTCAGTGGAGGCCAGGATTCCACCACCTGTCTGGTGCAGGCATTACAACAATATGATGAAGTCCATTGCGTGACGTTCGATTACGGTCAACGCCATCGCGCAGAAATCGACGTGGCACGCGAACTGGCGCTGAAACTGGGGGCACGCGCGCATAAGGTGCTTGATGTAACGCTGCTCAACGAGCTGGCGGTCAGCAGCCTGACGCGTGACAGCATTCCGGTGCCTGATTATGAACCTGAAGCCGATGGTATCCCGAATACGTTTGTCCCAGGGCGTAATATTTTGTTCCTGACACTGGCGGCAATATATGCGTATCAGGTAAAAGCAGAAGCCGTAATTACCGGCGTCTGCGAAACGGATTTCTCCGGCTACCCGGATTGCCGCGATGAGTTTGTGAAAGCACTAAACCATGCCGTCAGTTTGGGCATGGCGAAAGATATTCGTTTTGAAACGCCGCTGATGTGGATTGATAAAGCGGAAACCTGGGCGCTGGCAGATTATTACGGCAAGCTGGATTTAGTCCGTAACGAAACGCTGACCTGTTATAACGGCATTAAAGGCGACGGTTGCGGTCATTGTGCGGCGTGTAATTTACGTGCCAACGGTTTGAATCATTATCTGGCCGATAAACCGACGGTGATGGCAGCGATGAAGCAGAAAACCGGGTTGAAGTAA
- the fadM gene encoding long-chain acyl-CoA thioesterase FadM, translated as MQTQIKVRGYHLDVYQHVNNARYLEFLEEARWHGLENSDSFHWMTAHNIAFVVVNININYRRPAVLSDLLTITSQLQQLNGKSGILSQVITLEPEGQVVADALITFVCIDLKTQKALALEGELREKLEQMVK; from the coding sequence ATGCAAACACAAATCAAAGTTCGTGGATATCATCTCGACGTTTACCAGCACGTAAACAACGCCCGCTACCTTGAATTTCTCGAAGAAGCCCGCTGGCATGGGTTGGAAAATAGCGACAGTTTTCACTGGATGACGGCCCATAACATCGCTTTCGTCGTGGTCAATATCAATATTAACTATCGCCGCCCGGCGGTATTAAGCGACCTGTTAACCATTACCAGTCAGTTGCAGCAATTAAACGGTAAAAGTGGCATCTTAAGCCAGGTCATTACACTGGAGCCGGAAGGACAGGTGGTAGCGGATGCGCTTATTACGTTTGTTTGTATTGATCTTAAAACGCAGAAAGCATTAGCTCTGGAAGGGGAATTGCGCGAAAAGCTGGAGCAGATGGTTAAGTAA